A genomic segment from Aegilops tauschii subsp. strangulata cultivar AL8/78 chromosome 1, Aet v6.0, whole genome shotgun sequence encodes:
- the LOC109784342 gene encoding uncharacterized protein isoform X1 — translation MSCDEMSRRRRRRPRSPPPPPAPVPPLEDDNLLSEILLRLPPDPPSLPRASLVSKRWLGLVSDPGFCRRFRLHHRHNPPLIGFFEGFRFQPTMDPPNRVPDGHFSVRIDTGGMFRNFGSRHGLLLTFHGTGNQLLVWDPFNVAQHRVAVPPGFDEKKHFISGAVYRAAGDIQHFQVVLVSAETDELQHRQVIARVYSSETGAWGDRISTPCSSKLPTNMGFSLSVLVGHSLYWLFVDISTGRVDGIVEFDLEMQILAVKPMPVDIAKEKQGKFQLMRAEGGGLGILFLLKFSAQLWKMETDSDGVASWVLGRTVELDKLLPLNLEEEENSEEEECSEEEDNEFPFPGIQGFAEYNNVVFLWTHIHNFTVQLESLQFKKVSRTHMLARYHPFESAYAADASQDEIRYVWKLRQLHERKNSMNQVRCRIGVGRRADELVSTGTRAAKATPAPEQQGPSDQRSSGARVEAADEPDAAVPTQPRTRPAR, via the exons ATGAGCTGTGACGAgatgagccgccgccgccgccgccgcccacgctcgccgccgccgccgcccgcgccggtGCCGCCGCTGGAGGACGACAACCTGCTCTCCGAgatactcctccgcctcccgccagATCCGCCCTCCCTCCCTCGCGCCTCCCTCGTCTCCAAGCGCTGGCTCGGCCTCGTCTCCGACCCCGGCTTCTGTCGCCGCTTCCGCCTCCACCACCGCCACAACCCTCCTCTCATTGGTTTCTTCGAGGGCTTCCGTTTCCAACCTACGATGGATCCCCCCAATCGTGTCCCGGATGGCCACTTCTCCGTGCGCATCGACACCGGCGGCATGTTCAGGAATTTTGGATCCCGCCATGGCCTCCTACTCACCTTCCACGGAACAGGGAACCAGCTCCTGGTGTGGGACCCCTTCAACGTCGCCCAGCACCGCGTAGCCGTTCCCCCAGGGTTCGATGAGAAGAAGCACTTTATCAGTGGGGCGGTGTATCGCGCCGCCGGAGACATCCAACACTTCCAGGTGGTCTTGGTAAGCGCAGAGACAGACGAGCTTCAGCATAGACAGGTCATCGCCCGCGTTTACTCGTCGGAGACTGGCGCATGGGGTGATCGCATCTCAACACCATGTTCATCCAAACTTCCCACCAATATGGGCTTTAGTCTGAGTGTGCTAGTTGGGCATTCCCTTTACTGGTTGTTCGTGGACATATCGACTGGCAGAGTGGATGGCATAGTTGAGTTTGATTTGGAGATGCAGATCCTAGCTGTGAAACCGATGCCAGTCGATATTGCCAAGGAAAAACAGGGCAAATTCCAGCTTATGCGGGCAGAGGGCGGTGGCCTTGGTATTCTCTTTCTGTTAAAATTCAGCGCCCAGTTATGGAAGATGGAGACCGATTCTGATGGTGTTGCATCATGGGTGCTCGGAAGAACCGTTGAACTGGACAAGCTACTTCCCTTGAATCTAGAAGAGGAAGAGAACTCAGAAGAGGAGGAGTGCTCAGAAGAGGAAGATAACGAGTTCCCATTCCCAGGTATACAAGGGTTTGCTGAATACAATAATGTGGTTTTCCTGTGGACACATATCCACAACTTCACAGTCCAGCTTGAGTCACTGCAGTTCAAGAAAGTGTCCAGAACACACATGCTGGCTCGCTATCATCCATTTGAAAGTGCCTATGCTGCAG ATGCTTCTCAAGATGAGATACGTTACGTTTGGAAATTGAGACAACTACATGAAAGAAAAAACAGCATGAACCAAGTGAGATGTCGAATAG GCGTGGGACGTCGTGCGGACGAGCTTGTCAGCACTGGCACCCGGGCTGCCAAAGCAACACCGGCGCCCGAGCAGCAAGGCCCGAGCGACCAACGGAGCAGCGGCGCCCGAGTTGAGGCGGCCGACGAGCCTGACGCAGCCGTCCCGACGCAGCCGAGGACGAGGCCGGCGAGGTAG
- the LOC109784342 gene encoding uncharacterized protein isoform X2, producing MSRRRRRRPRSPPPPPAPVPPLEDDNLLSEILLRLPPDPPSLPRASLVSKRWLGLVSDPGFCRRFRLHHRHNPPLIGFFEGFRFQPTMDPPNRVPDGHFSVRIDTGGMFRNFGSRHGLLLTFHGTGNQLLVWDPFNVAQHRVAVPPGFDEKKHFISGAVYRAAGDIQHFQVVLVSAETDELQHRQVIARVYSSETGAWGDRISTPCSSKLPTNMGFSLSVLVGHSLYWLFVDISTGRVDGIVEFDLEMQILAVKPMPVDIAKEKQGKFQLMRAEGGGLGILFLLKFSAQLWKMETDSDGVASWVLGRTVELDKLLPLNLEEEENSEEEECSEEEDNEFPFPGIQGFAEYNNVVFLWTHIHNFTVQLESLQFKKVSRTHMLARYHPFESAYAAGTGIGGGHDGTKLLHNT from the exons atgagccgccgccgccgccgccgcccacgctcgccgccgccgccgcccgcgccggtGCCGCCGCTGGAGGACGACAACCTGCTCTCCGAgatactcctccgcctcccgccagATCCGCCCTCCCTCCCTCGCGCCTCCCTCGTCTCCAAGCGCTGGCTCGGCCTCGTCTCCGACCCCGGCTTCTGTCGCCGCTTCCGCCTCCACCACCGCCACAACCCTCCTCTCATTGGTTTCTTCGAGGGCTTCCGTTTCCAACCTACGATGGATCCCCCCAATCGTGTCCCGGATGGCCACTTCTCCGTGCGCATCGACACCGGCGGCATGTTCAGGAATTTTGGATCCCGCCATGGCCTCCTACTCACCTTCCACGGAACAGGGAACCAGCTCCTGGTGTGGGACCCCTTCAACGTCGCCCAGCACCGCGTAGCCGTTCCCCCAGGGTTCGATGAGAAGAAGCACTTTATCAGTGGGGCGGTGTATCGCGCCGCCGGAGACATCCAACACTTCCAGGTGGTCTTGGTAAGCGCAGAGACAGACGAGCTTCAGCATAGACAGGTCATCGCCCGCGTTTACTCGTCGGAGACTGGCGCATGGGGTGATCGCATCTCAACACCATGTTCATCCAAACTTCCCACCAATATGGGCTTTAGTCTGAGTGTGCTAGTTGGGCATTCCCTTTACTGGTTGTTCGTGGACATATCGACTGGCAGAGTGGATGGCATAGTTGAGTTTGATTTGGAGATGCAGATCCTAGCTGTGAAACCGATGCCAGTCGATATTGCCAAGGAAAAACAGGGCAAATTCCAGCTTATGCGGGCAGAGGGCGGTGGCCTTGGTATTCTCTTTCTGTTAAAATTCAGCGCCCAGTTATGGAAGATGGAGACCGATTCTGATGGTGTTGCATCATGGGTGCTCGGAAGAACCGTTGAACTGGACAAGCTACTTCCCTTGAATCTAGAAGAGGAAGAGAACTCAGAAGAGGAGGAGTGCTCAGAAGAGGAAGATAACGAGTTCCCATTCCCAGGTATACAAGGGTTTGCTGAATACAATAATGTGGTTTTCCTGTGGACACATATCCACAACTTCACAGTCCAGCTTGAGTCACTGCAGTTCAAGAAAGTGTCCAGAACACACATGCTGGCTCGCTATCATCCATTTGAAAGTGCCTATGCTGCAG GCACGGGCATTGGTGGTGGACAtgatgggactaaacttttgcACAATACCTAA
- the LOC109784338 gene encoding heavy metal-associated isoprenylated plant protein 47, translated as MTQKIVIAVQMASSRCRSKALALVAATPGVDSVALAGDAKDQVVVVGDGVDSVKLTSALRRKVGHAQLLQVGDAKEDGKKPAAAVVEHYPHSGYSYPYGDYYPSQPAPVNVFYEQQHYPVAAAVEAYGYPCSRPEPGTCSVM; from the coding sequence ATGACGCAGAAGATCGTAATCGCGGTGCAGATGGCGAGCAGCAGGTGCCGGTCCAAGGCGCTGGCGCTGGTGGCGGCCACGCCCGGGGTGGACTCGGTGGCGCTGGCCGGAGACGCCAAGGACCAGGTGGTGGTCGTCGGCGATGGCGTCGACTCCGTCAAGCTCACCAGCGCGCTGCGTAGGAAGGTCGGCCACGCGCAGCTGCTGCAGGTCGGCGACGCCAAGGAGGACGGGAAGAAGCCGGCGGCCGCGGTGGTCGAACACTACCCGCACTCCGGGTACTCCTACCCGTACGGCGACTACTACCCATCGCAACCGGCGCCTGTCAACGTCTTCTACGAGCAGCAGCACTACCCTGTTGCCGCCGCCGTCGAGGCGTACGGGTACCCATGCTCGCGGCCGGAGCCGGGCACATGTTCGGTAATGTAG
- the LOC109784343 gene encoding uncharacterized protein encodes MGSSRVGRASLVLLLLIVVSDCAAGGRGLAEEKIQKEHHNAVHKEGTTAPGSHPRNLMVKTNDYGRYDPTPAFSRPRFKPIPH; translated from the exons atGGGCTCCAGTAGAGTTGGTAGAGCTTCCCTTGTTCTTCTACTGCTCATCGTCGTTTCGGATTGCGCCGCAG GAGGCAGGGGTCTGGCCGAAGAAAAGATTCAGAAG GAACATCACAACGCTGTGCACAAGGAGGGAACGACAGCTCCAGGCAGCCATCCAAGGAACCTCATGGTGAAGACAAACGACTACGGCCGCTATGACCCGACTCCAGCGTTCTCCAGGCCTCGCTTCAAGCCTATACCTCACTGA